From a single Alkalihalophilus pseudofirmus genomic region:
- a CDS encoding acetyl-CoA hydrolase/transferase family protein, which translates to MSVHELYKQKKAATSLEAVSIIQPREDIIVPLAVGEPPGLVLALAEHNGLEGNRLFQMLSLYPVLAVDPSKVKIVSMFLNKDERRAFYDKEVDLLPNHFSDLPQILKETTHDRVIMAAVSPMDEDGYFSLGTNCDYVAPLLKDAKRIILEVNENMPRTFGQNHIHIDQVDALIENHVELPVTPEIPLRPEDEIIGKTVADLIQNGDTLQIGFGAIPNAIMNFLKDHRDLTIFTEMIPDKVVDLFESGAVSNLSNPLHKGSMTATFAFGTKRLYDFMDQNKQVQMYPVDETNDSCLIAKINQLVTINATIEVDLIGQCNSESIGGRYYSSTGGQGDFGIGARMSKGGKGIICLHSTTKGGTISKIVPTLATGSVVTTSKNDVDYIVTEYGVAKLRGKTIRERTQALIDIAHPNFRDELTEKAKDMGYL; encoded by the coding sequence ATGAGTGTGCACGAGTTATACAAACAAAAAAAAGCTGCCACTTCCTTGGAAGCGGTATCAATAATACAGCCTCGTGAAGATATTATCGTACCCCTTGCAGTCGGGGAACCACCTGGATTAGTTCTGGCATTAGCGGAACATAATGGATTAGAGGGAAATCGTTTATTTCAAATGCTTTCTCTTTACCCTGTTTTAGCAGTCGATCCATCTAAGGTGAAAATTGTTTCTATGTTCTTAAATAAAGATGAGCGTCGTGCATTTTATGATAAAGAAGTGGATCTGCTTCCAAACCACTTTTCAGATTTACCGCAAATTTTAAAGGAGACTACACATGATCGAGTGATTATGGCCGCCGTTTCACCAATGGATGAGGACGGATATTTTTCACTAGGAACAAATTGTGATTATGTAGCCCCTTTATTAAAAGACGCAAAACGAATCATATTAGAAGTGAATGAGAATATGCCTAGAACATTCGGACAAAACCACATTCACATTGATCAAGTAGATGCGCTTATAGAAAATCATGTGGAACTGCCTGTGACACCAGAAATCCCTTTAAGACCTGAGGATGAGATCATTGGAAAAACAGTAGCAGATTTAATTCAAAACGGAGATACTCTTCAAATCGGCTTTGGAGCGATTCCAAACGCGATTATGAACTTCTTAAAAGATCACCGAGATTTAACCATCTTCACTGAAATGATTCCAGATAAAGTGGTGGACTTGTTTGAGAGCGGAGCTGTATCAAACCTTTCAAATCCACTTCATAAAGGGAGTATGACAGCAACGTTTGCTTTTGGCACAAAAAGACTTTATGATTTCATGGATCAAAATAAACAAGTTCAAATGTATCCGGTTGATGAAACGAATGACAGCTGTTTAATAGCAAAAATCAATCAGCTTGTTACAATTAATGCCACGATTGAAGTCGATTTAATAGGTCAATGTAATTCTGAATCAATAGGCGGGCGCTACTATTCATCAACTGGGGGACAAGGAGATTTCGGAATTGGTGCAAGAATGTCAAAGGGCGGGAAGGGTATTATCTGTCTTCACTCCACAACAAAAGGCGGCACGATCTCAAAGATTGTTCCGACATTGGCTACTGGTTCTGTTGTTACAACATCAAAAAATGATGTAGACTATATTGTTACAGAATATGGTGTGGCTAAACTTCGAGGCAAGACCATTAGG
- a CDS encoding LCP family protein: MDTRRRRSDRHKRRPRKRKKLFVSFLLLFSLLFISTAAFAVFQYELGKNNAQQNLTETNDSDETLEDETEVHEFQSKEPENNEPINVLLIGVDTAEDEPARTDTIMVAQYDPKNGDAKLASIMRDTYVEIPGYRDNKINASFFLGGPDLLRETIEHNFGLDLHYYAMVNFDGFVEVVDTIAPKGIEVDVEDRMYYQSGSTVIDFEPGTQVLDGQQALNYVRFRSDANNDFGRVERQQEMLTLLKNELLTVSGLTRVPRLIGSVEPYLDTNIKTTRMLSLGRDFILNPVDDVQTLRIPVKDGYSDQHYSHAGAVLELDFEKNKEAIHSFFSNESKGFANDSTTEDDEDM; this comes from the coding sequence GTGGACACACGCAGGAGACGATCCGATAGACATAAAAGAAGACCTAGGAAACGCAAAAAATTATTTGTTTCATTCCTTTTACTTTTTTCTTTATTGTTTATTTCAACTGCTGCCTTTGCAGTTTTTCAATATGAATTAGGAAAAAATAATGCCCAACAAAACTTAACTGAAACAAACGACAGTGACGAAACGTTAGAAGATGAAACGGAAGTGCATGAATTTCAATCAAAGGAACCTGAGAATAACGAACCTATTAATGTATTGTTAATAGGTGTGGATACTGCTGAAGATGAACCAGCTAGAACAGATACAATTATGGTGGCTCAATATGATCCCAAAAATGGGGACGCAAAATTAGCATCTATTATGCGTGACACATACGTTGAAATTCCTGGATATCGTGATAATAAAATTAATGCCTCGTTTTTCTTAGGAGGTCCTGACCTTTTAAGAGAAACCATTGAACATAACTTTGGATTAGATCTTCATTATTATGCTATGGTTAATTTTGATGGCTTTGTTGAAGTCGTTGATACGATTGCCCCTAAAGGGATAGAAGTAGATGTTGAAGATCGCATGTACTACCAATCCGGAAGTACAGTCATTGATTTTGAACCTGGTACACAAGTGCTTGACGGCCAGCAAGCATTGAATTATGTACGTTTCAGAAGTGATGCTAATAATGACTTTGGCCGTGTGGAACGGCAGCAAGAGATGTTGACTTTGTTAAAAAATGAACTTTTAACGGTTTCAGGTCTTACAAGAGTTCCACGTCTAATCGGATCTGTTGAACCATATTTAGATACTAACATTAAAACAACTAGGATGCTTAGTTTAGGACGTGACTTCATCTTAAATCCGGTTGATGATGTACAGACATTAAGAATTCCGGTTAAAGATGGTTACAGCGACCAACATTACAGCCATGCTGGTGCTGTACTTGAACTTGATTTCGAAAAAAATAAAGAAGCTATCCATTCCTTCTTCTCCAATGAATCAAAGGGATTTGCTAATGATTCAACAACCGAAGATGATGAAGATATGTAG
- the fabF gene encoding beta-ketoacyl-ACP synthase II — protein sequence MEKKRVVVTGVGAVTPLGLNVDTTWEKAINGESGIGLLTRVNAEEFPMKVAAEVKDFDPSEFMDKKEARKMDRFTQFAVAASLMALKDANLEITEEIANRAGVWIGSGIGGMETFEQQFRTFLDKGHRRVSPFFVPMLIPDMASGQVSIITGAKGINSCSVTACASGTNSIGDAFKVIQRGDADVMITGGAEAPITNMSVAGFCAAKAVTTTDSPENASRPFDADRDGFVMGEGAGILILESLESAEKRGATIYAEIVGYGATGDAHHVTAPAPEGEGGARAMKQAIEDAGLQPSDIDYMNAHGTSTPYNDKFETMAVKTVFGEHAEKLAISSTKSMTGHLLGAAGAIESVFSVKAIKDGIIPPTINYHTPDPDCDLDYVPNEARRQEVRAVLNNSLGFGGHNATLVFKQF from the coding sequence ATGGAGAAAAAACGTGTCGTAGTAACGGGTGTTGGAGCAGTCACACCACTAGGTTTAAATGTGGATACAACTTGGGAGAAAGCGATTAACGGGGAGTCTGGAATTGGCCTTTTAACGAGAGTGAATGCTGAAGAATTTCCGATGAAAGTTGCAGCAGAAGTAAAGGATTTTGATCCAAGTGAATTTATGGATAAAAAAGAAGCTAGAAAAATGGATCGTTTTACTCAATTTGCTGTAGCAGCTTCTTTAATGGCTCTAAAAGATGCCAACCTTGAGATTACAGAAGAGATTGCTAATCGTGCAGGAGTGTGGATTGGATCGGGAATTGGAGGTATGGAAACCTTTGAACAGCAATTCCGTACATTCCTTGATAAAGGTCACAGGAGAGTAAGCCCGTTTTTTGTCCCAATGTTAATCCCTGATATGGCTTCTGGCCAAGTTTCCATTATCACTGGAGCAAAGGGAATTAATTCATGTTCTGTTACAGCATGTGCCTCCGGGACAAATTCTATTGGAGATGCCTTTAAAGTAATCCAGCGTGGTGATGCCGATGTGATGATTACAGGCGGAGCAGAAGCCCCAATTACGAATATGTCTGTCGCTGGTTTCTGTGCAGCAAAAGCTGTAACAACAACCGACAGCCCAGAAAACGCATCGCGTCCATTTGATGCAGACCGAGATGGTTTTGTTATGGGAGAAGGAGCAGGCATTCTTATTTTAGAAAGTCTAGAATCAGCCGAGAAGCGCGGTGCAACCATTTATGCAGAAATTGTCGGCTACGGTGCAACAGGGGATGCTCACCATGTGACAGCTCCGGCTCCTGAGGGAGAAGGCGGTGCCCGTGCTATGAAGCAGGCAATTGAAGATGCAGGCTTACAACCTAGTGATATTGATTACATGAATGCGCATGGTACAAGTACACCATATAATGATAAATTTGAAACAATGGCTGTGAAAACAGTATTTGGAGAGCATGCTGAAAAACTAGCAATAAGCTCAACAAAATCAATGACTGGTCACCTTTTAGGAGCAGCAGGAGCAATTGAATCTGTGTTCTCGGTAAAAGCGATCAAAGACGGAATCATCCCGCCTACAATCAATTACCATACACCAGATCCAGATTGTGATCTGGATTATGTGCCAAATGAAGCAAGACGACAAGAAGTACGAGCTGTTTTGAATAATTCTCTTGGATTTGGCGGACATAACGCAACGCTCGTATTTAAACAGTTTTAA